In Archocentrus centrarchus isolate MPI-CPG fArcCen1 chromosome 21, fArcCen1, whole genome shotgun sequence, the following are encoded in one genomic region:
- the LOC115800192 gene encoding olfactory receptor 2T27-like, with product MAQMTDEFNLTYITLGGHVELEKYKFLYFAVMLTAYILILCSNSTIFCLIWIEKSLHEPMYIFIAGLLFNSVMFSTNIYPKLLIDLLSEKQITTLSFCSFQGFIYYSLTGSEFFLLASMSYDRYVSICKPLQYHTIMRRTTVKILLALAWLLPACQLMPSAVFSNTLKICNFTLNGIFCNNAISRLYCATPKSSYLIYGVFILINTVFLPLLFILFTYTKIFIICYRSCREVRKKAAQTCLPHLIILISFTCLCSYDIIIARLEINLPQTARFILTLQVILYHPLFNPIVYGLKMKEVSRHLRRLFCQGKLCIRTDVGRVVISVVIQVQRPDVPPV from the coding sequence ATggcccaaatgactgatgagtTTAATCTGACATATATTACTTTAGGTGGGCATGTAGaattagaaaaatacaaatttttgtattttgctgtCATGCTTACAGCTTATATTCTAATACTCTGCAGTAACTCAACCATATTTTGCCTCATCTGGATTGAAAAAAGTCTCCATGAGCCAATGTATATTTTCATTGCAGGGTTGTTGTTTAATTCTGTTATGTTCAGCACAAATATCTACCCCAAACTTTTGATAGACTTGCTATCTGAGAAGCAGATCACAACTCTTTCATTCTGTAGCTTTCagggatttatttattactcTTTAACTGGTTCTGAGTTCTTTCTCTTAGCTTCCATGTCCTATGACAGGTATGTGTCTATATGTAAACCCCTGCAATATCATACTATTATGAGAAGAACAACTGTCAAAATTTTGCTGGCTTTAGCTTGGCTTCTGCCTGCTTGTCAGCTTATGCCATCAGCTGTATTCAGTAACACCTTAAAAATTTGCAACTTCACTTTGAATGGAATCTTTTGTAATAATGCAATCTCCAGGCTTTACTGTGCAACCCCAAAATCATCATATTTAATATATGGTGTGTTTATTCTAATTAACACTGTATTTCTTCCTTTGCTTTTCATACTTTTTACATACACAAAGATATTTATAATATGCTATCGAAGCTGCAGAGAAGTCaggaaaaaagctgcacagACCTGTTTACCCCACCTGATTATTTTGATCAGCTTCACATGTTTGTGTTCATATGATATAATTATAGCTCGACTAGAAATTAATTTACCTCAAACTGCACGTTTTATATTGACTTTACAAGTGATTTTGTATCATCCTCTCTTTAATCCAATTGTatatggactgaaaatgaaagaagtTTCTCGACACCTCAGGAGGTTGTTTTGTCAAGGCAAATTGTGTATCAGAACTGATGTTGGAAGAGTCGTCATTTCTGTTGTGATACAAGTTCAAAGGCCGGACGTCCCTCCAGTGTAG
- the LOC115800191 gene encoding olfactory receptor 8K3-like has translation MDQMDDELNLTFITFGGHVELEKYKFLYFAVMFIAYILILCSNSTIFCLIWIKKSLHEPMYIFIAGLLFNSVMFSTNIYPKLLMDFLSEKQITTHSFCSFQVIIFYSLTGSEFFLLAAMSYDRYVSICKPLQYHTIMRRKNIKILLVLAWLLPACQLMPSAVFSNTSKICNFTLNGIFCNNAISRLYCAIPKSPYLIYGVFILINTVFLPLLFILFTYSKIFIICYQSCREVRKKAAQTCLPHLLVLISFTCLCSYDVIIARLEINLPQTARFIMTLQVILYHPLFNPIVYGLKMKEISQHLRRLFYQGKFILCIRTDVERAVISVVIQVKRPDILPV, from the coding sequence ATGGACCAAATGGATGATGAATTGAATCTGACATTTATAACTTTTGGTGGGCATGTAGaattagaaaaatacaaatttttgtattttgctgtCATGTTTATTGCTTATATTCTAATACTCTGCAGTAATTCAACCATTTTTTGCCTCATCTGGATTAAAAAAAGTCTCCATGAGCCAATGTATATTTTCATTGCAGGATTATTGTTCAACTCTGTTATGTTCAGCACAAATATCTACCCCAAACTTTTGATGGACTTTTTGTCTGAGAAGCAGATCACAACTCATTCATTTTGCAGTTTTCAggtaattattttttactctttaACTGGTTCAGAGTTTTTCCTCTTGGCAGCCATGTCCTATGACAGGTATGTGTCTATATGCAAACCCCTGCAATATCATACTATtatgagaagaaaaaatatcaaaattttgCTGGTTTTAGCTTGGCTTCTGCCTGCTTGTCAGCTTATGCCATCAGCTGTATTCAGTAACACTTCAAAAATATGCAACTTTACTCTGAATGGAATTTTTTGTAATAATGCAATCTCCAGGCTTTACTGTGCAATCCCAAAATCACCATATTTAATATATGGTGTATTTATTCTAATTAACACTGTATTTCTTCCTTTGCTTTTCATACTTTTTACATACTCAAAGATATTTATAATATGCTATCAAAGCTGCAGAGAAGTCaggaaaaaagctgcacagACCTGTTTACCCCACCTGCTTGTTTTGATCAGCTTCACATGTTTGTGTTCATATGATGTAATTATAGCTCGATTGGAAATCAATTTACCCCAAACTGCACGTTTTATAATGACTTTACAAGTGATTTTGTATCATCCTCTCTTTAATCCAATTGTatatggactgaaaatgaaagaaatttctCAACACCTCAGGAGGTTGTTTTATCAAGGCAAATTTATATTGTGCATCAGAACAGATGTTGAAAGAGCCGTCATTTCTGTTGTGATACAAGTTAAAAGGCCGGACATCCTTCCAGTGTAG
- the LOC115800190 gene encoding LOW QUALITY PROTEIN: olfactory receptor 2AT4-like (The sequence of the model RefSeq protein was modified relative to this genomic sequence to represent the inferred CDS: substituted 1 base at 1 genomic stop codon): MNPGLNMTYLILGGHVEVHRYRYLYFFILFTAYSLLICFNVSIICVIVIHKNLHEPMYVFIAALLLNSLLFSTNIYPKLLIDFLSETQIISYKVCLFQIFVFYSLSCSEFLLLAAMAYDRYVSICKPLQYPTIMRKRTVIFLLVSAWLLPACHVAVPVILNIDNKLCNFTLKGIFCNNSVIQLYCVMLRALSIYGAFVLLNVGFFPMLFIIFTYTKIIITVYQHSGEVKKKAAQTCLPHLLVLINYSCLLTYDMIIARLESDFSKTARFVMTVQIIIYNPLCNPIVYGLKMNEISKHLQKLFCXSKFN; this comes from the coding sequence atgaatcctGGATTAAATATGACATATCTAATTCTTGGTGGGCATGTGGAAGTGCACAGATACAGGTATCTCtatttttttatactgtttACAGCATATAGTCTCTTAATCTGTTTTAATGTATCTATCATATGCGTTATTGTTATACACAAAAACCTCCATGAGCCCATGTATGTTTTCATTGCAGCTTTGTTACTGAACTCTCTTCTTTTCAGCACTAATATCTATCCAAAGCTTTTGATTGACTTTTTGTCTGAAACACAGATCATATCTTATAAAGTCTGTCTCTttcagatttttgtgttttactcTTTAAGCTGCTCAGAATTCTTATTGTTGGCAGCCATGGCCTATGACAGATACGTATCTATATGCAAACCTCTGCAATATCCAACCATAATGAGAAAAAGAACTGTCATTTTTCTGCTGGTTTCAGCTTGGTTGTTGCCTGCTTGTCATGTTGCAGTTCCAGTCATACTCAATATTGATAACAAGCTCtgtaattttactttaaaaggCATTTTTTGTAATAATTCAGTCATCCAGCTTTACTGTGTGATGTTGAGAGCACTCTCTATATACGGTGCATTTGTTTTATTGAATGTTGGATTTTTCCCAATGCTATTCATAATTTTTACATACACTAAGATAATTATAACTGTTTATCAGCATTCTGGAGAAGTCAAGAAGAAAGCTGCACAGACCTGTTTACCGCACCTGCTTGTTTTAATCAACTATTCTTGTTTGCTAACTTATGATATGATTATAGCCAGACTGGAATCAGATTTTTCAAAAACTGCACGTTTTGTAATGACAGtgcaaataataatatataatccTCTCTGCAATCCAATTGTTTACGgcctaaaaatgaatgaaatttcTAAACATCTCCAAAAGTTGTTTTGTTAAAGCAAATTCAACTAG
- the LOC115800193 gene encoding olfactory receptor 51E1-like: MEQMHDEFNLTYITLAGHVQLEKYKLLYFAVMLTAYILILCSNSTIFCLIWTEKSLHEPMYIFIAGLLFNSVMFSTNIYPKLLIDFLSEKQITTHSFCSFQGFIYYSLTGSEFFLLAAMSYDRYVSICKPLQYHTIMRKTTVKILLVLTWLLPACQLMPSAVIINTSQICNFTLNGIFCNNAISKLYCATPRTSYIIYGMFILINTVFLPLLFILFTYSKIFIICYRSCREVRKKAAQTCLPHLLVLISFTCLCSYDIIIARLEINLPQTARFILTLQVILYHPLFNPIVYGLKMKEISQHLRRLFCQGKFKLFIRTHVS, from the exons ATGGAGCAAATGCATGATGAGTTTAATCTGACATATATTACCCTAGCTGGGCatgtacaattagaaaaatacaaattGTTGTATTTTGCTGTCATGCTTACAGCTTATATTCTAATACTCTGCAGTAACTCAACCATTTTTTGCCTCATCTGGACCGAAAAAAGTCTCCATGAGCCTATGTATATTTTCATTGCAGGATTATTGTTCAACTCTGTTATGTTCAGCACAAATATCTACCCCAAACTTTTGATAGACTTTTTGTCTGAGAAGCAGATCACAACACATTCATTTTGCAGTTTTCagggatttatttattactcTTTAACTGGTTCTGAGTTTTTCCTCTTGGCTGCCATGTCCTATGACAGGTATGTGTCTATATGTAAACCCCTTCAATATCATACTATTATGAGAAAAACAACTGTCAAAATTTTGCTGGTTTTAACTTGGCTTCTGCCTGCTTGTCAACTTATGCCATCAGCTGTAATCATTAATACTTCTCAAATCTGCAACTTCACTTTGAATGGAATCTTTTGTAATAATGCAATCTCCAAGCTTTATTGTGCAACCCCAAGAACATCATATATAATATATGGCATGTTTATACTAATTAACACTGTATTTCTTCCTTTGCTTTTCATACTTTTTACATACTCAAAGATATTTATAATATGCTATCGAAGCTGCAGAGAAGTCaggaaaaaagctgcacagACCTGTTTACCCCACCTGCTCGTTTTGATCAGCTTCACATGTTTGTGTTCATATGATATAATTATAGCTCGATTGGAAATCAATTTACCCCAAACTGCACGTTTTATATTGACTTTACAAGTGATTTTGTATCATCCTCTCTTCAATCCAATTGTatatggactgaaaatgaaagaaatttctCAACACCTCAGGAGGTTGTTTTGTCAAGgcaaatttaagttatttatcaGAACTCAT GTATCATGA